The Petrocella atlantisensis genome has a window encoding:
- the csaB gene encoding polysaccharide pyruvyl transferase CsaB — protein sequence MKKILISGYYGYFNSGDDAILTSICKDIREISLEHEITILSNNPPSTRLEYGVAAVEKFNFVKVIKAIIKSDIVLMGGGSLLQDETSNRSLYYYLFILWFARISRKKIMLYANGIGPIGHRFNRFLTKLVVNQVDIITLRERMSQSELKHMGIDRPEIHVTADPVFSFPPLDVHIDEILKEAHIEKDDKLVGVLFREWKNSHHCSRKIAEICDYLSTSYGAKIILIPMKHPADLVTCEAISSYMKNEAVILRHKYDAKTLIEIMGEMTLVLSMRLHALLYAALKDVPMIGFSYSHKVRYYMKELDQPYIEDVTDFETEEVKVILNEIFDHYEDIREKIHEKVTEMRLKADQNKMLLEKIMTL from the coding sequence TTGAAAAAAATATTAATATCCGGTTATTATGGCTACTTTAATTCAGGTGATGATGCTATTTTAACGTCAATATGTAAAGATATTAGAGAAATATCACTCGAACATGAAATCACCATATTATCCAATAATCCTCCCAGTACCAGATTGGAATATGGTGTTGCAGCTGTGGAAAAATTCAACTTTGTCAAAGTAATCAAGGCCATCATCAAAAGTGACATCGTTCTTATGGGTGGTGGTAGTCTGTTGCAAGATGAGACCAGCAACAGATCCCTGTATTATTACCTTTTCATACTATGGTTTGCAAGAATAAGTAGAAAAAAAATCATGCTCTATGCCAACGGCATCGGTCCAATCGGTCATCGCTTCAATCGTTTTTTGACGAAGTTAGTGGTCAATCAAGTGGATATTATTACTTTACGTGAACGTATGTCACAAAGTGAACTTAAACACATGGGTATTGATCGTCCGGAGATTCATGTAACGGCAGATCCGGTGTTTTCTTTTCCACCACTGGATGTGCATATTGATGAGATTCTAAAGGAAGCGCATATTGAAAAAGATGATAAGTTGGTTGGCGTTCTATTTAGAGAATGGAAAAACAGTCACCACTGCAGTAGAAAAATAGCCGAGATCTGTGACTACTTAAGTACAAGCTATGGTGCCAAAATCATACTTATCCCGATGAAACATCCTGCTGATTTAGTGACTTGCGAAGCCATATCAAGCTATATGAAAAACGAAGCAGTTATACTAAGGCACAAGTATGATGCCAAAACTTTGATTGAGATCATGGGGGAAATGACCTTGGTGCTTAGTATGCGCCTTCATGCATTACTCTATGCAGCACTAAAAGATGTGCCTATGATTGGATTTTCTTATTCTCACAAAGTTAGATATTATATGAAGGAATTGGATCAACCTTATATAGAAGATGTAACTGATTTTGAAACTGAAGAAGTGAAAGTCATCTTGAATGAGATTTTTGATCATTACGAAGACATTCGAGAAAAAATCCACGAAAAAGTAACGGAGATGCGTCTAAAAGCAGATCAAAATAAAATGTTGCTTGAGAAAATCATGACGCTATAG